The following proteins come from a genomic window of Nautilia profundicola AmH:
- a CDS encoding DEAD/DEAH box helicase, whose translation MVKQVFRKIFGTKNDRELKKYFARVKEINALEEKYEKMSDEELKSEFDKIKSQILEEVKNGADEQETLNKYLNDVFAMVREAGKRVLNMRHFDVQLVGGMVLHEGKIAEMKTGEGKTLVATLPVVLNAVLGKGVHVVTVNDYLAQRDANDMGKLYEFFGLSTGCVVGGMEDYERKEAYKKDITYGTNTEFGFDYLRDNMVFDINDKVQRGHYYAIVDEVDSILIDEARTPLIISGPSNKRVEDYVRADKVAKQLVKDKHFTVDEKDKVVLLTEEGIKEAEKLFEVDNLYTPENAILAHHLDQALKANYLFQEGKDYIVRKGEVLIVDEFTGRIAEGRRFSEGLHQALEAKEGVEIQEESQTFAETTYQNYFRLYKKLAGMTGTAQTEKDRVYRNLRA comes from the coding sequence ATGGTAAAACAAGTATTTAGAAAGATTTTTGGTACTAAAAACGATAGAGAACTTAAAAAATATTTCGCAAGAGTAAAAGAGATAAATGCTTTAGAAGAAAAATATGAAAAAATGAGTGATGAAGAGTTAAAAAGCGAATTTGACAAAATAAAAAGCCAGATTCTTGAAGAAGTTAAAAACGGAGCTGATGAGCAGGAAACATTAAATAAATATTTAAACGACGTGTTTGCAATGGTAAGGGAAGCCGGCAAACGTGTACTTAATATGAGACATTTTGACGTTCAGCTTGTGGGTGGTATGGTTCTGCATGAAGGTAAAATCGCCGAAATGAAAACAGGTGAGGGTAAAACACTCGTAGCAACGCTTCCGGTTGTATTAAATGCAGTTTTGGGAAAAGGCGTACATGTTGTAACGGTAAATGACTATCTTGCCCAAAGAGATGCCAATGATATGGGAAAACTTTATGAATTTTTCGGACTAAGTACAGGATGTGTTGTAGGTGGTATGGAAGATTACGAAAGAAAAGAAGCTTATAAAAAAGATATTACTTACGGAACGAATACGGAATTCGGATTTGATTATCTTAGAGATAATATGGTGTTTGATATTAATGATAAAGTTCAAAGAGGGCATTATTACGCAATTGTCGATGAAGTGGACTCTATTTTAATTGATGAGGCGAGAACTCCTCTTATTATTTCTGGACCTTCTAATAAAAGGGTTGAAGATTACGTAAGAGCGGATAAAGTGGCTAAACAGCTCGTAAAAGATAAACATTTTACCGTAGATGAAAAAGACAAAGTGGTTCTTTTAACTGAAGAAGGAATTAAAGAAGCTGAAAAACTTTTTGAAGTTGACAACCTGTATACTCCTGAAAACGCAATACTTGCGCATCACCTTGACCAGGCTCTTAAAGCAAACTATCTTTTCCAGGAAGGTAAAGATTATATCGTAAGAAAAGGTGAGGTTTTAATTGTTGACGAGTTTACGGGAAGAATTGCAGAAGGTAGAAGATTCAGTGAAGGATTACACCAGGCGCTTGAAGCAAAAGAGGGTGTTGAAATTCAAGAAGAATCACAGACTTTTGCGGAAACGACGTACCAAAACTACTTCAGACTTTATAAAAAATTAGCGGGTATGACGGGTACCGCTCAGACGGAAAAAGACAGAGTTTATCGAAATTTACGGGCTTGA
- a CDS encoding MlaE family ABC transporter permease: protein MISDFFYIIGKSAIDFIEGLGKFTIFQLKLLPLFLKPPFRIRQIFEQINFMGFGSLGVIFLTSFFTGLVEAVQLYNGFHKFGVEDFMGYTIFISICKELGPVFAALMVVSRGISAYAAELGSMRVTEQIDALDVMAVDSKQYLIVPRIIGTIISLPLLILFFDAVANIGAYLISVYTLDVNGYTYIENIKQFGELGDFTEGIVKGIVFGYLISAVGTYIGYNTRGGAKGVGVSTTKAVVISSILIFVADYIVSAFYLIF, encoded by the coding sequence TTGATAAGTGACTTCTTTTATATTATCGGTAAAAGTGCAATTGATTTTATAGAGGGTTTGGGTAAATTCACTATATTTCAGTTAAAACTATTACCACTTTTTCTTAAACCTCCATTTAGAATCAGACAGATATTTGAACAGATAAATTTTATGGGATTCGGAAGTTTGGGGGTTATATTTTTAACTTCATTTTTTACAGGTCTTGTAGAAGCTGTACAGTTATATAACGGGTTTCATAAATTTGGGGTAGAAGATTTTATGGGTTATACGATATTTATATCAATATGTAAGGAATTAGGACCTGTTTTTGCGGCTTTGATGGTTGTGAGTAGGGGAATTAGCGCTTATGCAGCCGAACTTGGCAGTATGAGGGTTACAGAGCAGATAGACGCGCTTGATGTTATGGCTGTCGATTCAAAACAGTACTTGATTGTACCAAGAATTATAGGAACTATAATTTCCCTTCCTCTTTTAATACTTTTTTTTGATGCGGTTGCAAATATCGGTGCATATTTGATTTCTGTTTATACATTGGACGTAAACGGATATACTTATATCGAAAACATAAAACAGTTTGGCGAGTTGGGTGATTTTACTGAAGGTATTGTTAAAGGTATAGTATTCGGCTATTTAATAAGTGCGGTTGGTACATATATTGGATATAACACAAGGGGAGGTGCTAAAGGTGTAGGTGTTAGCACAACGAAAGCAGTTGTGATTTCTTCTATTTTAATCTTTGTAGCAGATTATATTGTATCTGCGTTTTATTTAATCTTTTAG
- a CDS encoding inositol monophosphatase family protein has product MRIKEFEEFKEIIIKAGEIFKEGFYSSKEITLKGKKDLVTEYDVKIEEFLKEKFKNFGYSIIAEESVKDEFNNSIIIDPIDGTTNFAHQIPHCAISIGVYENKKPNFAFVYNPILNEFYTAIAGEGAYKNGVKIQVSRNDYFQRALIATGFPYSSADNTDDLDLVIRRLHKILPKCQDIRRLGSAALDLCYVAEGKYEGFYEINLKPWDVSAGMLIVKEAGGKISNDRGEKYDMFKDKCIVASNSLIHTQLVDLLSSDK; this is encoded by the coding sequence TTGAGAATTAAGGAATTTGAAGAGTTTAAAGAAATAATTATAAAAGCCGGGGAGATTTTCAAAGAGGGATTTTACTCCTCTAAGGAAATCACCCTCAAAGGCAAAAAAGACCTTGTAACCGAATATGATGTAAAAATTGAAGAGTTTTTAAAAGAAAAATTTAAAAATTTCGGTTATTCGATTATTGCGGAAGAGTCCGTAAAGGATGAATTTAATAATTCAATTATAATAGACCCGATTGACGGTACTACGAATTTCGCTCATCAGATACCTCACTGTGCAATTAGTATAGGTGTATATGAAAATAAAAAGCCTAATTTTGCATTCGTATATAATCCAATTCTTAATGAATTTTATACGGCGATAGCAGGTGAGGGTGCGTATAAAAACGGCGTTAAAATTCAAGTCAGCAGGAATGACTATTTCCAAAGGGCTTTGATAGCTACAGGTTTTCCGTATTCGAGTGCTGACAATACCGATGATCTTGATCTGGTAATCAGAAGACTACATAAAATACTCCCGAAGTGCCAGGATATAAGAAGACTCGGAAGTGCGGCATTGGATCTTTGCTATGTGGCGGAAGGTAAATATGAAGGGTTTTATGAGATCAATTTAAAGCCTTGGGATGTAAGTGCTGGAATGCTTATTGTAAAAGAAGCGGGTGGCAAAATATCAAATGACAGAGGTGAGAAATATGATATGTTTAAAGATAAATGTATAGTTGCATCAAATTCATTGATCCACACTCAGCTTGTAGATCTTCTCAGTTCTGATAAATAA
- the ftsZ gene encoding cell division protein FtsZ: protein MNELFKINESIDGPVIKVIGVGGGGNNMINYIATQGIKGVELIAANTDIQALKTSKAHKKIQLGSRLTNGLGAGMKPEIGMKAAEETYEELKEALQGADLVFISAGMGGGTGTGAAPVIARAAKEVGALTIGVVTKPFPFEGPKRKKLAEAGTTELKQEANSIVVIPNEKLLTIIDRKVGRREAFALVDDVLYQAVGGISNMVISYGENDINVDFNDLRTVMSHQGLALMGMGQDQGENAAFNAIKKAIESPLLDNLSIDGAMGVLVHFTLHDDYPLAEIDEGMNIVYEKADEDADIIFGTTTDNSLAPDEIKVTIVATGFEKGKTEKKPVNDIKEEIMQSFTKKVVGGIELDSDALDIPAYLRRMKD, encoded by the coding sequence ATGAACGAATTATTCAAAATAAACGAATCAATAGACGGACCGGTAATAAAAGTAATCGGTGTCGGAGGCGGCGGTAATAATATGATAAACTATATCGCAACTCAAGGAATTAAAGGAGTTGAGTTAATAGCCGCAAACACTGACATACAAGCGCTTAAAACAAGTAAAGCTCATAAAAAAATACAACTCGGTTCACGTCTTACAAACGGACTTGGTGCGGGAATGAAACCGGAAATCGGTATGAAAGCTGCAGAAGAAACATATGAAGAGCTAAAAGAAGCGCTTCAAGGAGCAGACCTTGTATTTATTTCTGCAGGTATGGGCGGTGGAACCGGAACTGGTGCAGCACCTGTAATTGCAAGAGCTGCTAAAGAAGTAGGTGCTCTTACAATCGGAGTTGTTACTAAACCTTTTCCTTTTGAGGGACCTAAAAGAAAAAAACTTGCAGAAGCAGGTACAACGGAACTTAAACAAGAAGCAAACTCAATCGTAGTAATTCCAAATGAAAAACTTCTTACAATTATTGACAGAAAAGTCGGAAGAAGAGAAGCGTTTGCACTTGTTGATGATGTTTTATACCAAGCTGTAGGCGGTATTTCAAACATGGTTATCAGCTACGGTGAAAACGATATCAACGTTGACTTTAACGACCTTAGAACTGTTATGTCTCATCAAGGGCTTGCTCTTATGGGTATGGGACAAGATCAAGGTGAAAACGCCGCATTTAACGCCATTAAAAAAGCAATCGAATCACCATTGCTTGATAATCTTTCAATCGACGGTGCTATGGGTGTACTTGTTCACTTTACATTACATGACGATTATCCTCTTGCGGAAATTGATGAAGGTATGAATATCGTATATGAAAAAGCTGATGAAGACGCTGATATTATATTCGGTACAACTACAGACAACAGCTTAGCACCTGATGAAATTAAAGTAACTATTGTCGCTACAGGTTTTGAAAAAGGTAAAACCGAAAAAAAACCGGTTAATGATATAAAAGAAGAAATTATGCAATCATTTACTAAAAAAGTTGTAGGCGGAATTGAACTTGACAGTGACGCTCTTGATATTCCGGCATATTTAAGAAGAATGAAGGATTAA
- a CDS encoding adenosylmethionine--8-amino-7-oxononanoate transaminase, whose translation MKNQEIMQKDLKFNWHPCTQMKDHEFLPIIPIKKAKGVWLEDFEGNKYIDAISSWWVNNLGHSNEYINKKINEQLNTLEHVIFAGFTHEGAVRLSERLCNLTGFDKVFYADNGSSAVEVAIKMAFHYWKNKGEVRELFLSLKNSYHGETIGALSVGDVGLYKDTYKEILIKNITIPIPADQSEKEAEKALKEAEKVFEKHHKNISSLIIEPLVQCAGYMKMHSPLFVKGLRELCNKYNILMIADEIAVGFGRTGTMFACEQAGIKPDFMCLSKGLTGGYLPLSVVLTTDEIYMAFYCDYEELKAFLHSHSYTANPLGIAAANAVLDLFERDNILENNRQKSKYIWDKIQKFNDLPNVKEIRQTGMITAIEMIDYPWQERKGLKVYEYGLKNGVLLRPLGNVIYFMPPFIINYDEIDQMIDVAYEGIKKVGE comes from the coding sequence ATGAAAAATCAAGAAATTATGCAAAAAGATCTAAAATTTAACTGGCATCCCTGTACTCAAATGAAAGATCATGAGTTTTTACCTATTATTCCTATTAAAAAAGCTAAGGGCGTATGGCTTGAGGATTTTGAAGGAAACAAATATATTGATGCGATAAGCAGCTGGTGGGTAAATAATTTAGGACACTCAAACGAATACATAAATAAAAAAATAAATGAACAGTTAAATACTCTTGAACATGTCATATTTGCAGGGTTTACTCATGAAGGAGCCGTAAGGCTTAGTGAGAGGCTTTGTAATTTAACCGGGTTTGATAAAGTTTTTTATGCCGATAACGGAAGCAGCGCAGTGGAAGTCGCCATTAAAATGGCGTTTCATTACTGGAAAAACAAAGGAGAGGTAAGAGAGCTGTTTTTAAGTCTTAAAAATTCATATCACGGTGAAACAATAGGAGCGTTAAGTGTCGGAGATGTAGGACTTTACAAAGATACCTATAAAGAAATTCTGATTAAAAACATAACTATTCCTATTCCTGCCGATCAAAGCGAAAAAGAAGCCGAAAAAGCTCTAAAAGAAGCCGAAAAAGTTTTCGAAAAACATCATAAAAATATTTCTTCTCTTATAATCGAGCCGCTTGTACAGTGTGCGGGATATATGAAAATGCATTCGCCTTTGTTTGTTAAAGGGCTAAGGGAGCTTTGTAATAAGTACAATATCCTAATGATTGCGGATGAAATTGCCGTGGGATTCGGTAGAACTGGTACAATGTTTGCGTGTGAGCAGGCGGGGATTAAACCTGATTTTATGTGTCTGAGCAAAGGGCTTACCGGAGGTTATCTGCCTCTAAGCGTTGTACTTACTACTGATGAAATATATATGGCTTTTTACTGTGATTATGAAGAACTAAAAGCCTTTTTGCATTCACATTCATATACGGCAAACCCACTCGGAATTGCTGCTGCGAATGCAGTATTAGACCTATTTGAAAGAGACAATATTCTTGAAAATAACAGACAAAAATCAAAATATATCTGGGATAAAATACAAAAATTCAACGATTTACCGAATGTAAAAGAGATACGCCAGACCGGTATGATTACGGCTATTGAAATGATTGATTATCCGTGGCAGGAGAGAAAAGGACTTAAAGTTTACGAATACGGTCTGAAAAACGGTGTGCTTTTAAGACCTCTTGGGAATGTAATATATTTTATGCCCCCTTTCATTATCAATTATGATGAAATAGATCAAATGATTGATGTTGCGTATGAAGGAATAAAAAAAGTAGGTGAGTAG
- the acpS gene encoding holo-ACP synthase, with the protein MIGIDIVSISRIDEMINKFGEKALKRFLNESEILLTKSSQNAAGFWAAKEAFSKALGTGIGSECSFLDIEISKDQKGKPFFTTKTLNKFNIKQADLSISHDGGFAIAAVILLK; encoded by the coding sequence ATGATAGGCATTGATATTGTTTCAATTTCGAGAATAGACGAAATGATCAATAAATTCGGTGAAAAAGCCTTAAAAAGATTTTTAAACGAATCAGAAATCTTATTAACTAAATCTTCTCAAAATGCAGCCGGTTTTTGGGCTGCAAAAGAAGCTTTTTCAAAAGCGTTAGGTACGGGGATAGGTAGTGAATGCTCTTTTTTAGATATAGAAATATCAAAAGATCAAAAAGGAAAACCTTTTTTTACTACAAAAACACTTAATAAATTCAACATCAAACAAGCCGATTTATCAATCTCTCACGACGGAGGCTTTGCAATTGCCGCAGTTATACTGTTAAAATAA
- the htpX gene encoding protease HtpX: protein MAIVMLILMNLAVMASIYLTIFLIEAFFGVRLDQGTISGLLILSFIVGFSGALISLFMSKWLAKMSAGVRVIETPSNEAEAWLVNTVAKLAKEAGIGMPEVGVFDGPPNAFATGWNRNDALVAVSTSLFDLMELDEIEGVLAHEISHIKHGDMITMTLLQGVLNTFVFFISRLIAQIIAPKDEEGNVSPFAYMAISFALEMLLSIFATMLAMWFSRYREYKADAGAVRLDGPQGIYYALAKLGQIPKDQVALPSDMKAFGIVGFLDLFSSHPPIEKRLENIKKVAREMGYNI from the coding sequence ATGGCAATTGTAATGTTAATACTAATGAACTTAGCCGTAATGGCTTCGATATATCTTACAATATTTTTGATTGAGGCGTTTTTCGGCGTAAGACTTGATCAGGGAACAATTAGCGGTCTTTTGATTTTATCATTTATAGTTGGATTCAGTGGTGCTTTGATATCGCTGTTTATGTCTAAATGGTTGGCAAAAATGAGCGCAGGGGTTAGAGTAATTGAAACTCCGAGCAATGAGGCCGAAGCATGGCTTGTGAACACAGTGGCAAAACTCGCAAAAGAAGCGGGTATCGGAATGCCTGAAGTTGGTGTTTTTGACGGACCTCCTAATGCTTTTGCGACAGGATGGAACAGAAACGATGCACTTGTAGCGGTTTCGACAAGTCTTTTTGATTTAATGGAACTTGATGAAATAGAAGGTGTGCTTGCTCACGAAATAAGCCACATAAAACACGGAGATATGATTACGATGACTCTGCTTCAGGGTGTACTTAATACATTTGTGTTTTTCATCTCACGTCTTATTGCACAGATTATTGCACCGAAAGACGAAGAAGGAAACGTATCTCCTTTTGCATATATGGCGATAAGTTTTGCACTTGAAATGCTTTTAAGTATTTTTGCGACAATGCTTGCAATGTGGTTTAGCAGATATAGGGAATATAAAGCGGATGCCGGTGCCGTAAGACTTGACGGACCACAGGGAATTTATTATGCACTTGCAAAACTCGGGCAGATTCCGAAAGACCAGGTTGCATTACCGAGTGATATGAAAGCCTTTGGTATTGTAGGGTTTTTAGATCTATTCAGTTCACATCCGCCTATTGAAAAAAGACTTGAAAATATTAAAAAAGTTGCAAGAGAGATGGGATACAACATATAA
- a CDS encoding peptidylprolyl isomerase produces the protein MIEWMQTHRKWLVITIWIATIAFIGAGFVGWGQFQFGRKSSTVAKIKDTEVSIQDVQEVYNNLFQEKNKQLGGTLDDATAEKMGLKKQAFDMAIQQGILRQYAKDLGMYVTDEEVAKQVLQYFKDKKTYLMYLKQTGQKAKDFEAKLRKQLLIQKLLTALHIKPSKTLQLTFASALYNSDNLEIKIINKSSVKVNLSEDEIKAFWEKNKQKYQSPTMYKIAIVKTPIKGVATENDLKAFYNENKTNYRNDKGEILTYEEAKNQVKKDYLAKISKKDAIIAYKKLKEGAENYELLTLTINNKIIPAEKMQKLIQTGYLKPFVDNNEYISAKLVEEIKPKPLPYEEAKAQVTKDLLNIKTLQALENKAKEALKGFNGTKTGFVTKYDANKIKGLSPQEATEFLFTEFSLELNKNYLLIPALNPQKAVVYKVLEQKLLDKAKYEKNKEQVAAMADATLNAALLDDLIKDLMAKYNIVSYVK, from the coding sequence ATGATTGAATGGATGCAGACGCATAGAAAATGGCTGGTAATTACTATATGGATAGCGACAATAGCATTTATCGGAGCAGGATTTGTAGGATGGGGTCAGTTTCAGTTCGGAAGAAAAAGCTCAACAGTTGCAAAAATTAAAGATACCGAAGTTAGCATTCAAGATGTACAGGAAGTTTATAATAATCTATTCCAAGAAAAAAACAAACAGTTAGGCGGGACTTTAGATGACGCAACTGCAGAAAAAATGGGGCTTAAAAAACAAGCTTTTGATATGGCGATTCAGCAGGGTATTTTAAGACAGTACGCAAAAGACCTTGGAATGTATGTAACAGACGAAGAAGTTGCTAAACAGGTACTTCAATATTTCAAAGACAAAAAAACATATTTAATGTATTTAAAACAAACAGGACAAAAAGCTAAAGATTTTGAAGCTAAACTCAGAAAACAACTTTTAATTCAAAAACTTCTTACGGCATTGCACATCAAACCGTCAAAAACACTACAGCTGACTTTTGCAAGCGCTTTATATAACAGCGATAATTTAGAAATTAAAATAATTAATAAATCATCAGTAAAAGTTAATCTTAGCGAAGATGAAATAAAAGCATTCTGGGAAAAAAACAAACAAAAATATCAATCACCTACAATGTATAAAATCGCAATCGTAAAAACTCCAATAAAAGGCGTTGCCACTGAAAACGATTTAAAAGCATTCTATAATGAAAATAAAACTAATTACAGAAACGATAAAGGTGAAATTTTAACTTACGAAGAAGCAAAAAATCAGGTAAAAAAAGATTATCTTGCAAAAATATCTAAAAAAGACGCAATTATTGCTTATAAAAAACTCAAAGAAGGTGCTGAGAATTATGAACTGTTAACACTTACTATTAACAATAAAATAATACCGGCCGAAAAAATGCAAAAACTGATTCAAACTGGATATTTAAAACCATTTGTGGATAACAACGAATACATCAGTGCAAAACTTGTAGAAGAAATCAAACCGAAACCTTTACCATATGAAGAAGCAAAAGCACAGGTAACAAAAGATCTTTTAAACATAAAAACATTACAAGCTCTTGAAAACAAAGCGAAAGAAGCATTAAAAGGATTCAACGGAACTAAAACGGGATTCGTTACAAAATACGACGCTAACAAAATTAAAGGTTTGAGTCCCCAAGAAGCAACTGAGTTTCTATTTACTGAATTCAGTTTGGAATTAAATAAAAATTATTTACTTATTCCTGCATTAAATCCTCAAAAAGCCGTTGTTTACAAAGTTTTGGAACAGAAGTTGCTGGATAAAGCTAAATATGAAAAAAACAAAGAGCAAGTTGCTGCAATGGCCGACGCTACTTTAAATGCAGCGCTTCTTGACGATTTAATTAAAGATTTAATGGCAAAATACAACATTGTAAGTTATGTAAAATAA
- the fliL gene encoding flagellar basal body-associated protein FliL, with protein MAEEKENQEVQEEKKEGGSKLLLIVIIVLLLILLIVGGLVAYFLLSGGDEEQANQPQEPQKIEKKKKVENMTEIGPIYPLDQFIVNLVSNNSSRYLKCKIDLELDSPELQQEVDKKLPAIRDLIIRILSSKTVEEIQTAKGKEKLKEEIKRKINELLTTGEIRHVYFTEFVIQ; from the coding sequence ATGGCTGAAGAAAAAGAGAATCAAGAAGTTCAAGAAGAGAAAAAAGAAGGCGGCAGTAAACTCTTATTAATTGTGATTATCGTATTATTACTTATTTTGCTTATCGTAGGTGGATTGGTTGCTTACTTTTTATTAAGCGGGGGAGATGAAGAACAGGCAAATCAGCCTCAAGAACCTCAAAAAATTGAGAAAAAGAAAAAAGTTGAAAACATGACTGAGATAGGTCCTATTTATCCGTTAGACCAATTTATTGTAAATCTTGTTTCAAATAATTCAAGCAGATATTTAAAATGTAAAATTGACCTTGAGCTTGATTCGCCTGAATTACAACAAGAAGTTGATAAAAAACTTCCGGCTATTAGGGATTTAATCATTAGAATTCTTTCAAGTAAAACAGTTGAAGAAATTCAAACTGCAAAAGGTAAAGAAAAACTAAAAGAAGAAATAAAAAGAAAAATAAATGAATTGCTTACAACCGGAGAAATAAGACATGTTTATTTCACGGAGTTTGTAATACAATAA
- the ftsA gene encoding cell division protein FtsA, with the protein MKSILAIDVGSYKTIAIIANADEELSISGVGIAKSKGIKKGAITNIDEAAKSIKHAVSDAKRIAGIDINKAIVSISSTYTQSIKSNGIVNIPGNEVTLKEINRAIQTALYNATIPNDYVVLQAIPYDFKVDELSEIEDPQGMSGSRLEVSLHIIIAQKAGMENLKKTFKQAGIEIVNIVNAGYASALAVLNEDEKDLGVAVIDIGATTSDLAIYLNKALRYTDFLAVGSHHITSDLSMALHTTPSEAEYIKTHFEELIKTDEDLIEISVIGNENEKQKASLTTITQVISARVEETFLLLNKEIERSGLKPKLGAGIVLTGGFTNFYNVKEIASQFFDGHPVRVGRPKVINGLVENLQAPEYATVIGLLLYGNGENNKYEKDSNQQFKSEHVFDIHFEEESQNESKQIDEKEELANIASQKPQGVNPFKKFITWLNNLF; encoded by the coding sequence TTGAAGTCAATCTTAGCTATTGATGTAGGTAGTTACAAAACAATCGCAATAATTGCTAATGCGGATGAAGAACTATCTATCAGCGGGGTGGGAATAGCAAAAAGTAAAGGTATTAAAAAAGGTGCTATAACGAATATAGACGAAGCAGCCAAATCAATTAAGCATGCGGTAAGTGATGCTAAAAGAATAGCAGGAATTGATATCAATAAGGCGATTGTTTCTATCTCTTCAACTTATACACAAAGCATTAAAAGCAATGGAATTGTTAACATTCCGGGTAATGAAGTAACTCTAAAAGAAATCAACAGAGCCATCCAAACCGCTCTTTATAATGCTACAATTCCAAACGATTATGTTGTCCTTCAAGCTATTCCTTATGACTTTAAAGTAGATGAACTGAGTGAAATCGAAGACCCTCAGGGAATGAGCGGAAGTAGACTTGAAGTTTCTTTACATATTATAATCGCTCAAAAAGCCGGCATGGAAAACCTTAAAAAAACATTCAAACAAGCTGGAATTGAAATAGTAAATATTGTAAATGCCGGATATGCAAGTGCTCTTGCAGTTCTAAACGAAGATGAAAAAGATTTGGGAGTAGCAGTTATAGACATAGGTGCGACTACTTCCGATCTTGCGATATATTTAAATAAAGCACTTAGATATACCGACTTTTTAGCTGTCGGAAGCCATCATATAACAAGTGACCTCTCAATGGCACTGCACACTACTCCGAGTGAAGCAGAATATATTAAAACACATTTTGAAGAGCTAATTAAAACAGATGAGGATTTAATTGAAATTTCAGTTATCGGAAATGAAAACGAAAAACAAAAAGCGTCTTTAACAACAATTACACAAGTTATAAGTGCAAGGGTTGAAGAGACGTTTTTACTTCTGAACAAAGAAATCGAAAGAAGCGGTTTAAAACCGAAACTTGGAGCCGGAATTGTTTTAACAGGAGGATTCACGAACTTCTATAACGTAAAAGAAATCGCATCTCAATTTTTTGACGGACATCCTGTTAGAGTCGGAAGACCTAAAGTAATCAACGGGCTTGTTGAAAATTTACAGGCACCTGAATATGCGACAGTAATAGGCTTACTTTTATACGGTAACGGCGAAAACAACAAATATGAAAAAGACTCTAATCAACAGTTCAAATCTGAACATGTATTTGATATTCATTTTGAAGAAGAATCTCAAAACGAATCTAAACAAATAGATGAAAAGGAGGAACTTGCAAATATCGCATCACAAAAACCTCAGGGTGTTAATCCATTCAAAAAATTCATCACTTGGTTAAATAATCTATTTTAA
- the lolA gene encoding LolA-like outer membrane lipoprotein chaperone: protein MRIVLINILLILELFAINFPKYFSADFVQKIYSDNNTLTYKGKIYTDSKHVFWKYTYPNEKEIWINDKVYVYEPDLLQVTISKKPEFNLFNALNKAKKINSKEYEAVVDNKKVYFVFDNTLKKVWYTDDVGNKVVIIFNNQSDKNIKSSIFKPNFPKDIDIIYQN, encoded by the coding sequence TTGAGAATTGTTTTAATTAATATTTTATTAATTTTGGAGTTATTTGCCATTAATTTTCCAAAATATTTTTCTGCAGACTTTGTACAAAAAATATATTCAGACAATAATACACTTACATATAAAGGAAAAATTTATACCGATTCAAAACATGTTTTTTGGAAATATACATATCCCAACGAAAAAGAAATATGGATAAATGATAAAGTATATGTTTATGAACCGGATCTCTTGCAAGTTACCATTTCAAAAAAACCAGAATTTAATCTTTTTAACGCATTAAATAAAGCTAAAAAAATTAATAGCAAAGAATATGAAGCGGTTGTCGATAATAAAAAAGTTTATTTCGTATTCGACAATACCTTGAAAAAAGTATGGTATACCGATGATGTCGGAAATAAGGTTGTTATAATATTTAATAATCAATCTGATAAAAATATAAAATCTTCTATTTTCAAACCGAACTTTCCAAAAGATATCGATATTATTTATCAGAACTGA